A stretch of DNA from Micromonospora sp. NBC_01813:
ACAGGGTCAACACCTACCTGCGCGGCGAACTGAGGGACGCGCAGTGAGCCGGCGGCGTGGCGCGGCAGGCGGGCCCACCGCCCAGACCCAACGGGGACTCGACTCCGGCATCACAGAGCCGTACGTGGCCGAGGGTAGGCGGCCTACGCTTCGTTGGGAGGGGTGTCGATGAGCCCGATCGTGACGGCGATGGCGAGGTCGTGGCGGGCGTCGTGCAGCGCGTGATGTACCGGCGGCTTCTGCTCCGGCGTGGCCGTCCCGCTGCGGTACGCCTCCTGCATCAAGTCCTGGGTGAAGCCTGGGATGACCGGTGGCAGGTCACTGAGCGGTCCGTAGAGCTGCGTGAGCACGATAGTGTCGAACGGGGAGAAATACGCCCAAATCTGCGGGTTGGTCAGCACGGCGAAGAAGTCGGCGACCTCGCGGGCGATCGCCGGGCGGGGCTTGACCGCGGTGAACTCGGGGTGGCTGCGGTCCCACGTCCAGCTGGTATCAGTCCGCCGGACCGGTAGGTGCGGTGCGACGTGCTGGTTCAGCCACGGATGCTTGGAGATCTGCCGTAGGTCGATGTCGGCGAACACGGCGTAGTATTCCGGTCCTGTTGCTGCGACCAGGCCGATGCTGATGGGCACGATCAGCCGGCCGGTGTCGAGGAACTCGGTGTCGAGGAACACCTTGCTCGGGTCGGTCGCGGTCACCACAGCTTCAGGTCCTCCAGA
This window harbors:
- a CDS encoding 3'-5' exoribonuclease domain-containing protein, whose product is MTATDPSKVFLDTEFLDTGRLIVPISIGLVAATGPEYYAVFADIDLRQISKHPWLNQHVAPHLPVRRTDTSWTWDRSHPEFTAVKPRPAIAREVADFFAVLTNPQIWAYFSPFDTIVLTQLYGPLSDLPPVIPGFTQDLMQEAYRSGTATPEQKPPVHHALHDARHDLAIAVTIGLIDTPPNEA